The DNA sequence CTCGACACCGCGAAGAACGGCGAGACGATCGCCCTGCGTCAGAGTCTGGGCATCGAGTTCCGCCAGCGTGTCGACGGCATGGGCCAGCCCCGCAAGGACCTGACCTGCGTCCACATCCACCATCGAACTCATGTTCGAATGATAGGACGCCACCCCGACAAGTGGTCGCCGCATGTTGCGGATGTTTTTGTTGTGACACAAGTGATTTCAGGAACCCCGCACCGCTGATCGGAATCCGAGTTCAAGATCTGGCCAGACCTACGGTAGGCTTCCGTCTGCTGCTCATAGCGGCGGCGGGCTGTGGCGCAGCTTGGTAGCGCACTTGACTGGGGGTCAAGTGGTCGCAGGTTCAAATCCTGTCAGCCCGACAACAAAAATCCCTTCTGACCCAGGTCGGAGGGGATTTTTAGCTTCTGAATCAATGCCAGTTCAGTCAGGGTCAGGCCGGGTGGTGGATGAGCAGCGGCAGCACCGCTCGGGCTCCGGCCTTCCGCAGATGAGCGGCGGCAACGGTGACGGGCCACCGGGTAGAGGTCGAGTCTGTCACCAGCAGCACACGCCGGCCGGCGATCACTTCCCGGAGCGAGTTGTCCATGCCGATCGCGTCACGCCAGTAGGCGGCCTCCTCCCCGCCGGATGAATCACGGCCAGGAACCGTACCCGCGACCACCGGCATCACTGCGTGTCGCAGGCGACCGACCGTGGCAATTCGGTCGGTCACCGGCCGCACCGGACTGGGCGTGCCGGTCAGCTGCAGCGACACCGCGATCTCGGGGCGGGCGACCCATTCGTCGCGCCATCGGGCGAGAGTGGAAACCGCGGCCTGGGCCAGAGCCTCGATTGCCTCGGGCTCGCCTGCAACCGCAGCGACGATTACCCCGCTCCACTCCGGAGCGTCGGCATGGACCAGCACGCGGCCCGGCTCGGCGAGCAGGTCCGCTGGGATCTTGCCGCGGGTACCGAACTCTCCGCCGGGCCACATCTTTCGGGGTTCAAGCACCGTGGAATCGGCGCGCAGGGTGGCGGCGACCGTCCGCATCAGGTCGGCGGCCGCAGGCAGTCCAAGCCCATCGGGTGTTTGCCCGAGGCACACCGAGCAGCGTCCGCACGATGCGGCCTGGGGATCATCGAGCGATTCGGTGAGCAGCTGCATGAGGCAGCGTTCTCCCCGTGTGTAGGCCTTCATGATGTCGGCCTCGCGGCGGCGAGTGGCAATGATGCCTTCGTAGTGCTCTGCGTCGAAACGCCAAGGGCTACCGGTAGATCGCCAGCCGCCGTCGACCCGCTCCACTGCGCCGTCGACGGCGAGCTGCTTGACCATGAGCTCGATTCGTGTGCGCCGAATACCCGTCTTGGCCTCGAGTGCGTTTACCGATACCGATTCCGCACCCTCGCGCGTCTCGCCGGCGAGAGCGGTGAGCACCGTGTCCATCTGTTTGGGGTCTGGAATCGAGGCGGTGGTGAAGTAGTCCCATATACCGGCGTCGGATGCTGATGGAAGCAGTACGACTGCCGCGTGGTCGATGGCGCGGCCGGCGCGCCCCACCTGTTGGTAGTAACCGACTGGTGACGGCGGCGAGCCGATGTGGACGACGAACCCGAGGTCGGGCTTGTCGAAGCCCATCCCCAGGGCAGACGTGGCGATCAGCGCTTTGATCCGGTTCTCACGTAGCGCGTCCTCGAGCCGGGCTCGTGTGTCCGCATCGAGTTGACCGGTGTACGCAGCGACTTTCGCCTGTGGGTGTACCGCGTGGATGGCGTTCACTAGCCGTTGCGCATCGGCGACAGTGAGTACGTAGACGATGCCCGACCCTGGTAACTCGTCCACATGCTGAGCGACCCAGGCATAGCGTGCCAGCGGCGACATCGGTGGCAACACGTTGAGCTGCAATGAGCGACGGGCTAGCGGTCCCCGGAGAACGAGAGTGGCGTCTCCCAGCTGGGTGGCCACGTCCTCGGTGACCCGCGCGTTCGCGGTGGCAGTGGTGGCCAGTACCGGCGTCTGCGGGTTCAACCGGGTGAGCACGTCGGACACCCGGCGGTAGTCGGGACGAAAATCGTGTCCCCAGTCCGATACCGCGTGCGCCTCGTCGATGACCAGCAGCCCCATAGCGCCTTCGAGTGCAGAAAGCACCCGACGGCCAAACGACGGGTTAGCCAGCCGCTCAGGTGACACCAGCAGCACGTCGATATCGCCAGCCACGAGCCGCGCCTCGATGGAACTCCAGTCGTCGAAGTTCGACGAGTTGAGAGTGGCGGCACGCAGCCCTGCCCGAGCGGCAGCAGCGACTTGATCGCGCATCAGGGACAGCAGTGGCGAGACAATCAGTGCCGGACCGGCGCCCTCGGAGCGTCGGATCGCTGTCGCGACCCAGTACACCGCGGATTTACCCCATCCCGTGGCTTGGACCACCAGCACCCGAGCCGCGGGCTCCAGTAGCGCGGCCACGGCGGTCTCTTGATCGTCTCGCAGGGTCGCACCGGGACCGGCCAGCGCCTCTATCACCTCGCGAGCTTGATTCGCCCTGAGCCCGTTCAGTTGGCTCATGATCCACATCTCCCTCGCACCCGACTACGTCCTCTCGTGAGCGGCTCACGTTGGCTCGACTGACCAAGTCGGCGGCTTTGGCTTTCACCGACGCGGCGAGTTGCCAAGCCTGAATGGCATCGGCGTGTTGATTCGCCGGGACGGGGTTTCAATCCTGTCAGCCCGACAGATTGTTTGTACAGTTCACGGATTAGGGCGGGGCATGCTGGGCGCCACATACCGCCAGTCGAAACGCGGCGGGATCGTCACACCAGATTGGCGGCACGCCCCATGCGGAGTGTCTCCAGCAGCTCTCGGTACGGTCCGACGACGTAAGCGGTGTCCCCGGCGGCTAGCCGCGTGTCTCGACGGGGATGCAGCCGGATCGGTACACCCCTCCGGCTGATCGCGATAACCCTTGTCTGTGTAGATAAATCGGCCATCCGCATACCGTCCAGCTGACTACGGTCTTCCACGAGCACCCCGCCGACGGTGA is a window from the Mycobacteroides salmoniphilum genome containing:
- a CDS encoding RecQ family ATP-dependent DNA helicase gives rise to the protein MSQLNGLRANQAREVIEALAGPGATLRDDQETAVAALLEPAARVLVVQATGWGKSAVYWVATAIRRSEGAGPALIVSPLLSLMRDQVAAAARAGLRAATLNSSNFDDWSSIEARLVAGDIDVLLVSPERLANPSFGRRVLSALEGAMGLLVIDEAHAVSDWGHDFRPDYRRVSDVLTRLNPQTPVLATTATANARVTEDVATQLGDATLVLRGPLARRSLQLNVLPPMSPLARYAWVAQHVDELPGSGIVYVLTVADAQRLVNAIHAVHPQAKVAAYTGQLDADTRARLEDALRENRIKALIATSALGMGFDKPDLGFVVHIGSPPSPVGYYQQVGRAGRAIDHAAVVLLPSASDAGIWDYFTTASIPDPKQMDTVLTALAGETREGAESVSVNALEAKTGIRRTRIELMVKQLAVDGAVERVDGGWRSTGSPWRFDAEHYEGIIATRRREADIMKAYTRGERCLMQLLTESLDDPQAASCGRCSVCLGQTPDGLGLPAAADLMRTVAATLRADSTVLEPRKMWPGGEFGTRGKIPADLLAEPGRVLVHADAPEWSGVIVAAVAGEPEAIEALAQAAVSTLARWRDEWVARPEIAVSLQLTGTPSPVRPVTDRIATVGRLRHAVMPVVAGTVPGRDSSGGEEAAYWRDAIGMDNSLREVIAGRRVLLVTDSTSTRWPVTVAAAHLRKAGARAVLPLLIHHPA